From the Deinococcus radiophilus genome, one window contains:
- a CDS encoding DUF2179 domain-containing protein, with translation MELSTALLLNALMIFSLRIIDVSLGTLRIGMIVRGRRNLAAVLSFFESLIWLVAAAQVLGNLESPVQFVAYAGGYAAGTLVGAWIEQWLAVGKVVMRAFVPVNAPDVAAALRSAGYYVTALNGSGRDGDVRVLFSVIPRKQSSKVLRLIEEVYPKAFVTIEEVNTADLQEAAIRQERMARRFRVQRK, from the coding sequence TTTTCAGCCTGCGGATCATAGACGTATCGCTAGGCACGCTACGTATCGGCATGATCGTGCGTGGGCGGCGCAACTTGGCGGCGGTGCTCAGTTTTTTCGAGTCGCTGATCTGGCTGGTGGCGGCAGCGCAGGTGCTGGGCAACCTCGAAAGCCCGGTGCAGTTCGTGGCCTACGCTGGGGGCTACGCCGCCGGTACGTTGGTCGGCGCCTGGATCGAACAGTGGCTGGCGGTGGGCAAGGTGGTCATGCGCGCCTTTGTCCCGGTCAATGCACCGGACGTAGCAGCGGCCCTGCGCAGTGCCGGATATTACGTTACGGCCCTGAACGGTTCCGGGCGTGACGGCGACGTGCGGGTCCTGTTCAGCGTGATTCCGCGCAAGCAGTCTTCCAAGGTGCTGCGGCTGATTGAGGAAGTCTATCCCAAGGCCTTCGTGACCATTGAGGAGGTCAACACTGCCGACTTGCAAGAAGCAGCGATACGCCAAGAACGCATGGCGCGGCGGTTCCGGGTTCAGCGCAAATAA
- a CDS encoding M20/M25/M40 family metallo-hydrolase — MPLEFLVRIAQTPAPTFAEGARASLITQLWRDLGYHPQTDAVGNVLVKIDPPSAGASGRGPLMLASHLDTVFPAQTDVRVQQQVERWSGPGLGDNSSSLAVLTALLRDLDHRTLRAPLWVAANVGEEGLGDLRGAKYLLAEHARELGAFVAVDGYLGSVVTQAVGVRRYQATFHGGGGHSWGEAVPSAVHALGEAVRDLYALPRPTQPRTTLNVGVVSGGSSVNSIAAQASLLLDLRSLGSQELQELDHQAVATLHGAARRVGVRLDLERVGDRPGGLLNTRELLPLAHAAAQRVGVTLREAASSTDANAAAPYGLPTLSLGVYRGGHAHREDEWVDPHSHAQGLGLLQAFIANYQR, encoded by the coding sequence ATGCCGCTTGAGTTTCTCGTCCGGATCGCACAGACCCCGGCCCCGACCTTTGCAGAAGGCGCACGGGCCAGCCTGATCACGCAACTATGGCGCGACCTGGGGTATCACCCTCAGACGGACGCGGTGGGCAACGTGCTGGTCAAGATTGATCCTCCCAGCGCCGGGGCAAGTGGGCGTGGACCACTGATGCTGGCCTCACACCTGGACACCGTCTTCCCAGCCCAGACCGATGTGCGCGTCCAGCAGCAAGTAGAGCGCTGGTCTGGCCCTGGCCTGGGCGACAATTCGTCCAGTCTGGCCGTGCTGACGGCGCTGCTGCGTGACCTGGACCACCGCACCCTACGTGCCCCACTCTGGGTGGCTGCGAATGTGGGCGAGGAAGGTCTGGGTGATCTGCGTGGGGCCAAATATCTACTGGCCGAACATGCCCGTGAGCTGGGGGCCTTTGTAGCAGTAGACGGTTATCTGGGATCGGTGGTCACGCAGGCCGTGGGGGTACGGCGTTATCAGGCCACTTTTCATGGGGGGGGGGGCCACTCCTGGGGCGAAGCTGTTCCCAGCGCCGTGCATGCTCTGGGAGAAGCAGTGCGTGACCTGTACGCCCTGCCCCGGCCCACCCAGCCACGCACCACCCTGAATGTGGGTGTCGTTTCAGGCGGCAGCTCGGTCAACTCGATTGCGGCGCAGGCATCACTGCTGCTGGACCTGCGCTCATTGGGCAGCCAGGAACTGCAGGAACTGGACCATCAGGCGGTGGCAACTCTGCACGGCGCGGCCCGCCGGGTGGGCGTGCGGCTGGACCTGGAACGGGTCGGGGACCGTCCCGGCGGCCTCCTGAACACCCGTGAATTGCTGCCCCTGGCCCACGCTGCCGCTCAGCGAGTGGGCGTCACCCTACGCGAAGCGGCCAGTTCCACCGACGCGAATGCGGCGGCTCCCTACGGCCTGCCCACGCTGTCGCTGGGGGTGTACCGGGGCGGCCATGCGCACCGTGAGGACGAATGGGTGGACCCCCACAGCCACGCGCAAGGATTGGGATTGCTGCAAGCCTTCATAGCAAACTACCAGCGCTAG
- a CDS encoding YraN family protein, whose translation MKGADAEDRAARYLSSLGREVVARNYRIPGGEIDLITRDGDTLIFTEVRHRRQAHYGSAAESVTPRKLALMHRAALTYLTRELGRDDLPCRLEVLTIDGHVEGGQLQLIPLEG comes from the coding sequence GTGAAGGGAGCCGACGCTGAGGACCGTGCCGCCCGCTATCTGAGCTCTCTGGGCCGTGAAGTGGTGGCGCGCAACTACCGGATTCCTGGCGGCGAGATTGACCTGATTACCCGCGATGGGGACACCCTGATCTTTACGGAAGTGCGTCACCGCCGTCAGGCTCACTACGGCAGTGCGGCTGAAAGTGTCACCCCACGTAAGCTGGCGTTGATGCACCGTGCGGCCCTGACCTATCTGACGCGTGAGCTGGGCCGTGACGACCTGCCCTGCCGCCTGGAAGTGCTCACGATTGATGGCCATGTTGAAGGCGGCCAACTGCAACTGATTCCCTTGGAGGGGTAG